The following are encoded together in the Anguilla rostrata isolate EN2019 chromosome 19, ASM1855537v3, whole genome shotgun sequence genome:
- the ttc41 gene encoding tetratricopeptide repeat protein 41: MTLQEEVGDSALPGTAPLQPYLCCVPEDLQQEREYLRTQVFPHLDSLCRARGTCFKPVDLRWSRETSTEEERGLSSQRLKISLDHIGHAPFFLCMLGHRYGQCRAEGSPPLPPTEEGCESLPPLERNLYTASRSGYPWVLEAHSQACSFTELEITQALLSHAPGTSFFYFRDYSFREEEEEEEDGEQRALLLSVWSSQSEYERRKMRELKGRIVDGCLPVRFFRSLSELGHLVSTDWTRIIDQLYPLDTHHRDLGEQGLFEHWGHESIVEDLCRRFVPWAQAEQVLESLDSFALSATCDSEPGPTAPLPTPPEPRGHSARGNSESHNSILLLCGARGCGKSSLAAWWLRQFRKKNPGTPVIPHFPGFCSSSADARSLLRRSSALLRRAHHGARAQWSERWEERVELGPLPLTVEAFSAATALGPCVLVLDGLDQLTATLGLSAQQVKELRWLPDAFPSQCKLIVTTASTDLSYKSLTCRKDVQVLNCPSQSDPAVRRSVLLRHLGLPCMKVPESVLQSIVGRKPALPPASLAVLGSELRTCCVAREEEEEEELFERYLETESLPELWALVIRRWIRDYSWAAETRTRNRRTKPPLEPATPQIGGWVWDVLCLLHLSRAGLSREEVLRSLRRLGYRRVQRVLPQHWALFRSAAAPWIRERPDGQLTFTHQSLGQAVELLLLKAGGSSRKAYRRVLLEGFQSRDRPIGSQARVLEEVAWSLEQSKAWGELHSYLTDPGTIEFLSRSTAHFQLKTDVVRCWTRLAQVGYDPPTSLQRPLVLGQRCPTQDPTVTGVTGSGTEESVSSRTFITEVEGDCEEFGILQEPEVKGRLMAFSADVLLCLGKVLEAEQTLLQTEALLIQADGPESGAAVTATLLHVQHSLADLCMLMQQLHRAENYTRRALESAQRLINEHAQEAGDAHNAHPQEAGDAHHALPQEAGDALPQEAGDARLLNPQEAGDAHPQEAGDARLLNPQEAGDAHPQEAGDAQRTRGLLLCKLCQLLLMIGCADEVPGILKEIRAVNHAGTHPCAEATVKLLQGLNELVQGNAAAAERCFRAALATRRRWYGPDHQLVAEVEEHLADVLAGNGWETEVCRGEAVELYRHVIQVKGQEAGLYPPTSPLAWPTGCSLAVTLVKQGELLLGDCSPVERREALGLLERALDLRVRLLSPDHQLTRETAEVLRSEVSGSGRPRSRLSPERRLTAKRSSSRSPGNRKEKDQSCVLVDTPSPILNWNQNRNRWSQRPWTACQTSVFGPQSSIRDLDPVARVGSPDRVLHKSAWFHLPGQYPIKHPERQIRPKTITHPERQIHPNTITHPERQIHPNTITHPERQIHPKTITHKERKTPPNTITHPERQIHPNTITHPERQIHPNTITHPERQIHPKTITHPERQIHPNTITHPERQTEMPLHRQTGGQIGTCKLDKIL; this comes from the exons atgaCTCTGCAGGAGGAAGTCGGTGACTCCGCCCTGCCAGGTACGGCTCCTCTCCAGCCttacctgtgctgtgtgcctgAGGACCtccagcaggagagagagtaCCTGAGAACACAGGTGTTTCCTCACCTGGACTCGCTCTGCCGGGCCAGAGGCACCTGCTTCAAGCCCGTGGACCTGCGGTGGAGCAGAGAGACGagcacagaggaagagaggg GCCTCTCCTCCCAGCGGCTGAAGATCTCCCTGGATCACattggccacgcccccttcttCCTGTGCATGCTTGGACACCGCTACGGCCAGTGCAGGGCTGAGGGGTCCCCACCGCTGCCCCCCACCGAGGAGGGGTGCGAGAGCCTGCCCCCCCTGGAGAGAAACCTGTACACAGCCAGCAGGAGCGGCTACCCCTGGGTCCTGGAGGCCCACAGCCAGGCCTGCAGCTTCACGGAGCTGGAGATCACCCAGGCCCTGCTCTCACACGCGCCTGGAACCAGCTTCTTCTACTTCCGCGACTACTCCttcagggaggaagaggaggaggaggaggacggagaGCAGAGGGCACTGCTGCTGAGCGTATGGAGCAGCCAATCGGAGTAcgagaggaggaagatgagggagCTCAAGGGCAGGATTGTGGACGGCTGTCTGCCTGTCAGGTTCTTCAGGAGCCTGTCAGAGCTGGGACACCTGGTCAGCACAGACTGGACCCGCATCATCGACCAGCTTTACCCGCTCGACACGCATCACAGAGACCTGG gcGAGCAGGGCTTGTTTGAGCACTGGGGCCATGAGAGCATCGTGGAGGACCTGTGCCGCAGGTTTGTCCCCTGGGCCCAAGCTGAGCAGGTGTTAGAGAGCCTCGACTCGTTTGCACTCTCCGCCACCTGCGACTCCGAGCCTGGTCCCACAGCACCGCTCCCGACCCCGCCGGAGCCTCGGGGACACAG tgcGCGAGGCAACAGCGAGAGCCACAACTCCATCCTCCTACTCTGTGGAGCAAGGGGTTGTGGGAAGTCGAGTCTGGCCGCCTGGTGGCTCCGGCAATTCCGGAAAAAGAACCCTGGAACCCCGGTCATTCCGCACTTCCCGGGATTCTGCTCCTCCAGCGCGGACGCCAGGTCCCTGCTGAGGCGGAGCTCCGCTCTTCTTCGACGAGCTCACCATG GTGCGCGGGCTCAGTGGAGTGAGCGGTgggaggagagggtggagcttgggcccctccccctgacagTTGAGGCCTTCTCTGCAGCCACTGCTCTTGGTCCCTGCGTTCTGGTTCTGGATGGACTGGACCAGCTGACTGCAACTCTGGGCCTCTCAGCACAGCAG gTGAAAGAGCTACGGTGGCTTCCTGATGCTTTCCCTTCCCAGTGCAAGCTGATCGTCACCACCGCCTCCACAGACCTGTCCTACAAGTCTCTCACCTGTCGGAAGGACGTGCAGGTGCTGAActgccccagccaatcagatcccgcCGTCAGGCGAAGCGTCCTGCTCAGGCACCTGGGCCTGCCCTGCATGAAGGTGCCGGAGTCAGTGCTgcagagcattgtgggaagaAAGCCGGCCCTCCCGCCGGCCTCGCTGGCGGTGCTGGGCAGCGAGCTGCGGACCTGCTGCGTCgcgagggaggaagaggaggaggaagagctgTTTGAGCGCTACCTGGAGACGGAAAGCTTGCCGGAGCTCTGGGCCCTGGTGATACGACGGTGGATCCGGGACTACAGCTGGGCTGCGGAGACGAGGACCAGGAACAGGAGGACAAAGCCTCCCCTCGAACCCGCAACCCCCC AGATCGGGGGCTGGGTGTGGGACGTCCTGTGCCTGCTGCACCTGTCCCGGGCTGGCCTGAGCAGGGAGGAGGTCCTGCGCTCTCTGAGGCGTCTGGGGTACCGCAGGGTTCAGCGGGTCCTGCCGCAGCACTGGGCCCTCTTCCGCTCCGCCGCTGCGCCCTGGATCCGCGAGAGGCCCGACGGTCAGCTGACCTTCACCCACCAATCACTGGGCCAGGCTGTGGAGCTCCTCCTCCTGA AGGCCGGGGGGAGCAGCAGGAAGGCGTACCGCCGGGTCCTGCTGGAGGGCTTTCAGAGTCGGGACCGTCCCATCGGGAGCCAGGCCcgggtgctggaggaggtggcCTGGAGCCTGGAGCAGAGCAAGGCCTGGGGAGAGCTGCACTCCTACCtcactgatccagg CACCATAGAGTTCCTGTCCAGGAGTACAGCCCACTTTCAGCTGAAGACAGATGTGGTGAGGTGCTGGACACGGCTGGCCCAGGTGGGCTATGACCCCCCCACCTCGCTGCAGAGGCCGCTGGTCCTGGGACAGCGCTGTCCCACGCAGGACCCCACAGTCACAG GAGTCACTGGGTCTGGGACGGAAGAGTCGGTCTCCAGCAGGACCTTCATTACCGAGGTGGAGGGAGATTGTGAAG AGTTTGGCATTCTCCAGGAgccagaggtcaaaggtcggcTCATGGCCTTCTCCGCCGACGTCTTGCTTTGTCTggggaaggttctggaagcagAGCAGACTCTACTGCAGACAGAGGCTCTTCTCATACAG GCTGACGGGCCAGAGAGTGGAGCTGCAGTTACAGCCACACTGCTGCACGTCCAGCACAGCCTGGCAGACCTCTGCATGCTCATGCAGCAGCTCCACAGAGCAGAGAACTACACCCGCAGGGCTCTGGAGTCCGCACAGCGCCTGATAAACGAACATGCACAGGAAGCAGGGGACGCACACAACGCACATCCACAGGAAGCAGGGGACGCACACCACGCACTTCCACAGGAAGCAGGTGACGCACTTCCACAGGAAGCAGGGGACGCACGTTTACTAAATCCACAGGAAGCAGGGGATGCACATCCACAGGAAGCAGGGGACGCACGTTTACTAAATCCACAGGAAGCAGGGGACGCACATCCACAGGAAGCAGGGGATGCACAACGCACCAGAG GTCTGTTACTCTGCAAGCTGTGCCAGCTGCTGCTaatgattggctgtgctgaTGAGGTCCCTGGGATCCTGAAGGAGAtcagagctgtcaatcatgcGGGGACACACCCCTGTGCCGAGGCCACAGTGAAGTTACTGCAGGGACTCAATGA GCTGGTTCAGGGGAATGCTGCTGCCGCTGAACGCTGCTTTCGGGCAGCTCTGGCCACTAGGCGGCGCTGGTATGGCCCAGATCATCAGCTGGTGGCAGAGGTGGAGGAACACCTGGCCGACGTTCTGGCGGGAAACGGCTGGGAGACGGA GGTCTGCAGGGGGGAAGCAGTGGAACTCTACAGACACGTGATCCAGGTCAAagggcaggaggcggggctctACCCACCGACATCACCACTGGCGTGGCCAACAGGATGCAGCCTCGCAGTCACCCTGGTCAAACAAG GTGAACTGCTCCTGGGAGACTGCAGCCCTGTGGAAAGGAGGGAGGCCCTCGGTCTCTTGGAGAGGGCCCTGGACCTGAGAGTGCGCCTGTTGAGCCCAGACCACCAGCTcaccagagagacagcaga GGTCttaaggtcagaggtcagcggGTCAGGAAGGCCCAGGTCCAGGCTCAGCCCTGAGAGGAGGCTAACCGCTAAGCGCAGCAGCTCGAGGTCGCCAGGCAACAGGAAGGAAAAGGACCAATCCTGCGTGCTCGTGGACACACCCTCTCCAATCCTGAACTGGAACCAGAACCGGAACCGCTGGTCCCAGAGACCCTGGACCGCCTGCCAGACCTCAGTGTTTGGCCCCCAGAGCAGCATCAGGGATCTGGACCCAGTGGCCCGAGTGGGGTCCCCAGACAGGGTTCTGCACAAATCTGCCTGGTTCCACCTTCCAGGCCAGTACCCCATTAAACACCCAGAGAGACAGATACGCCCCAAAACTATTACACACCCAGAGAGACAGATACACCCCAACACTATTACACACCCAGAGAGACAGATACACCCCAACACTATTACACACCCAGAGAGACAGATACACCCCAAAACTATTacacacaaagagagaaaaacacccCCCAACACTATTACACACCCAGAGAGACAGATACACCCCAACACTATTACACACCCAGAGAGACAGATACACCCCAACACTATTACACACCCAGAGAGACAGATACACCCCAAAACTATTACACACCCAGAGAGACAGATACACCCCAACACTATTACACacccagagagacagacagaaatgccactacacagacagacaggtggacaGATAGGTACTTGTAAGTTGGATAAGATCCTCTGA